A stretch of the Deltaproteobacteria bacterium genome encodes the following:
- the rplV gene encoding 50S ribosomal protein L22 — protein sequence MEVQAKARFIRISPRKARLGADIVRGKNVQKALTDLAFSPRAGSRIISKLLKSALANADQMGSIDLDGLFVKRIFVDGGPTLKRFRPRAMGRATRIRKRTSHITVVLDEK from the coding sequence GTGGAGGTTCAGGCCAAGGCGAGGTTTATCAGGATCTCTCCCAGAAAGGCCCGGCTCGGTGCCGATATTGTCCGGGGCAAGAACGTTCAGAAGGCCTTGACGGATCTGGCCTTTTCCCCGAGGGCCGGCAGCAGGATCATCAGCAAGCTGCTCAAGTCGGCTCTGGCCAATGCGGACCAGATGGGGAGCATCGACCTGGACGGTCTCTTTGTCAAGCGGATCTTTGTTGATGGGGGGCCCACTTTGAAACGGTTTCGTCCCCGGGCCATGGGGAGAGCCACTCGGATTCGCAAGCGGACGAGTCACATCACGGTTGTTCTGGACGAGAAGTAG
- a CDS encoding 50S ribosomal protein L23 — MEDLYSVIKRPLITEKSSKQKELQNQYFFEVDRRANRIEIKRAVEQLFKVTVDRVNVSTVKGKVKRLGRTMGKRPDWKKAVVLLKKGDRIDFFEGA, encoded by the coding sequence ATGGAAGACCTTTACAGCGTGATAAAGAGGCCACTTATTACCGAGAAGAGCAGCAAGCAGAAGGAATTGCAGAACCAGTACTTTTTTGAGGTTGATCGAAGGGCCAATAGGATAGAGATCAAGCGGGCCGTGGAGCAGCTTTTCAAGGTTACGGTGGATCGGGTGAACGTCTCTACCGTGAAAGGCAAGGTGAAGAGACTGGGCAGGACCATGGGAAAACGTCCTGACTGGAAGAAGGCCGTGGTTCTCTTGAAGAAGGGAGACCGGATAGATTTCTTCGAAGGGGCGTGA
- the rpsS gene encoding 30S ribosomal protein S19 has protein sequence MARSIKKGPFVDEHLLKKVRQAMEAKGGKVIKTWSRRSTIIPEMVGLTFAVHNGKKFIPVFVTEEMVGYKLGEFAPTRTFYSHSGDRKTRVKGKR, from the coding sequence ATGGCGCGATCAATAAAGAAGGGGCCCTTTGTCGATGAACATCTCCTGAAAAAGGTCCGTCAGGCCATGGAGGCCAAAGGGGGGAAGGTGATCAAGACCTGGTCCCGGAGGTCCACGATCATTCCGGAGATGGTGGGGCTCACCTTCGCGGTCCATAACGGCAAGAAGTTCATACCCGTTTTTGTCACCGAAGAGATGGTGGGATACAAGCTCGGTGAATTCGCTCCCACCCGGACCTTTTACAGCCATTCCGGTGACAGGAAGACACGAGTGAAAGGAAAGAGATAA
- the rplB gene encoding 50S ribosomal protein L2, producing MGIKTYRPTSPARRAMTGETFEEVTRETPEKSLTRPLVKTGGRNCYGRITTRHRGGGHKRKYRVIDFKRDKQGIPAKVASIEYDPNRSARIALLHYADGEKRYILAPARLGVGDEVMSGESVDIKPGNALPLRNIPVGSMIHNVELKIGAGGQIIRSAGTYGQLMAKEGKYAQIKLPSGEVRMVLLDCMATIGQVSNLEHENVDLGKAGRSCWLGRRPRVRGVAMNPVDHPMGGGEGKSSGGRHPCTPWGRPTKGYKTRKNKATDRYIVKARG from the coding sequence ATGGGGATCAAGACTTACCGGCCTACGTCTCCGGCACGGCGGGCCATGACAGGGGAGACTTTTGAGGAGGTCACCCGTGAAACGCCCGAGAAGAGCCTGACGAGGCCGCTCGTCAAGACGGGCGGCAGAAACTGCTACGGCCGCATAACCACGCGGCACCGGGGTGGGGGACACAAGAGGAAGTACCGGGTGATCGACTTCAAGCGAGACAAACAGGGGATTCCTGCAAAGGTCGCATCGATCGAATACGACCCCAACCGATCGGCCCGGATAGCCCTGCTCCATTATGCCGATGGAGAGAAACGGTATATCCTGGCTCCGGCCAGACTCGGAGTGGGCGATGAGGTCATGTCGGGCGAATCGGTAGACATCAAGCCGGGCAATGCCTTGCCCCTGCGGAATATCCCCGTGGGTTCGATGATCCACAATGTTGAGCTGAAGATAGGGGCGGGAGGGCAGATCATCCGGAGTGCTGGAACCTATGGCCAGCTCATGGCCAAGGAGGGAAAGTACGCCCAGATCAAACTCCCTTCAGGGGAGGTGAGGATGGTCCTTCTCGATTGCATGGCGACCATCGGCCAGGTGAGTAACCTGGAGCACGAGAACGTCGATCTCGGCAAGGCGGGCAGGAGTTGCTGGTTGGGGAGAAGGCCCCGGGTTCGCGGTGTGGCCATGAATCCCGTGGATCATCCCATGGGAGGCGGGGAAGGAAAGAGTTCGGGCGGGCGGCACCCGTGTACCCCCTGGGGAAGGCCGACCAAGGGTTACAAGACTCGCAAGAACAAGGCAACAGACCGTTACATAGTCAAGGCCAGAGGATAA
- the rpsC gene encoding 30S ribosomal protein S3 — MGQKVHPVGFRLGVNKSWDSRWYAEKDFPELLSEDIRIRNFLKKRLFHAGVSKIEIERAANKARKAKVNIYTARPGIIIGKKGAEVENLRKILQKMTGKEIFINIQEVKKAEMDAQLVAENVALQLERRVAFRRAMKKSVMSSLKMGARGIKIACAGRLGGAEMARREWYREGRVPLHTLRADIDYGFAEAQTTYGKIGIKVWIYKGEIFQYREEKASA; from the coding sequence TTGGGACAAAAGGTTCACCCTGTTGGCTTTCGGTTGGGTGTTAACAAGTCTTGGGATTCCAGGTGGTATGCGGAGAAGGACTTCCCGGAACTCTTGAGTGAGGATATCCGGATTCGGAACTTCTTGAAGAAGAGGCTCTTCCATGCCGGGGTTTCGAAGATCGAGATCGAACGGGCGGCAAACAAGGCCAGGAAGGCCAAGGTCAATATCTACACGGCCAGGCCGGGGATTATTATCGGCAAGAAGGGTGCGGAGGTGGAGAATCTGAGAAAGATCCTCCAAAAGATGACCGGCAAGGAGATCTTCATCAATATTCAAGAGGTAAAGAAGGCCGAAATGGACGCCCAGTTGGTCGCGGAAAACGTGGCTCTCCAACTCGAGAGGAGGGTGGCTTTCAGGAGGGCCATGAAGAAGTCGGTCATGTCTTCTCTGAAAATGGGCGCCCGGGGCATCAAGATCGCGTGTGCAGGAAGGCTTGGAGGAGCCGAAATGGCTCGACGAGAGTGGTACAGGGAGGGGCGGGTTCCCCTGCATACCCTGCGGGCCGACATCGATTACGGTTTCGCCGAAGCACAGACTACCTATGGGAAGATCGGGATAAAGGTCTGGATTTACAAGGGAGAGATTTTTCAGTACAGAGAAGAAAAAGCGTCTGCTTGA
- the rplD gene encoding 50S ribosomal protein L4 codes for MTAISVYSKAKEKVSEIDLEPRIFDTEVKEHLIHDVVRMQLARRRSGSASTKTRSMVRGGGAKPWRQKGTGRARAGTIRSPLWRGGGVVFGPSPRKYDLALPKKVRRGALRSALSLRNKEGRLWVLKDLEFGEIKTRNFVEFMQAFGFDSALVVLDRADANVEKSARNVPGVKVLRVEGLNVYDILSHENLVFVEEAVQRVQEVL; via the coding sequence ATGACTGCAATCAGCGTGTACAGCAAAGCAAAAGAGAAGGTCTCGGAAATCGACCTTGAACCCCGGATCTTCGATACGGAAGTCAAGGAACATCTCATCCATGACGTGGTCAGGATGCAACTGGCCCGGCGGAGGAGCGGATCGGCTTCTACAAAGACGCGGTCTATGGTTCGTGGGGGTGGGGCAAAGCCGTGGCGCCAGAAGGGAACCGGCCGGGCGAGGGCCGGCACCATTCGCTCCCCACTCTGGCGGGGGGGCGGGGTCGTCTTTGGTCCCTCTCCGAGAAAATACGATCTGGCTCTTCCCAAGAAGGTCCGTAGGGGGGCGCTCAGATCGGCCCTCAGCCTGCGGAACAAGGAGGGAAGGCTCTGGGTTCTCAAGGACCTGGAGTTCGGCGAGATCAAGACCAGGAATTTCGTCGAGTTCATGCAGGCATTCGGGTTCGACAGTGCCCTGGTTGTCCTGGACAGGGCCGATGCCAACGTGGAGAAATCCGCCAGGAACGTGCCTGGTGTCAAGGTTTTGAGGGTTGAAGGATTGAATGTGTACGACATACTCTCCCATGAAAACCTCGTTTTCGTGGAGGAGGCTGTGCAACGAGTCCAAGAGGTCCTGTGA